Proteins from one Listeria innocua genomic window:
- a CDS encoding YxeA family protein: MFTKKRVLMVLAAVLLAVCAIWEYAMPTDAAVKSYYLKVEETGKAVTKNQFKGYKYVSKVYDDKGKQKNITFYSEKKLAKDDQFKVLIGENKMVVNYKKIKNVPDKIKYLAEK, from the coding sequence ATGTTTACTAAAAAAAGAGTTTTGATGGTGTTAGCGGCAGTTCTTCTAGCTGTCTGTGCTATTTGGGAGTATGCGATGCCAACCGATGCCGCAGTCAAATCCTATTACCTTAAAGTAGAAGAAACTGGTAAAGCTGTAACAAAGAACCAATTTAAAGGTTATAAATATGTTTCCAAAGTCTATGATGATAAAGGAAAACAAAAAAACATTACATTCTATTCTGAAAAGAAATTAGCTAAAGATGACCAGTTTAAAGTATTAATCGGCGAAAACAAAATGGTTGTTAACTATAAAAAAATCAAAAACGTCCCTGATAAAATTAAATACCTAGCTGAAAAATAA
- a CDS encoding CsbD family protein, which translates to MSEDKGMKDKAKGLKDKVVGDAKDKFGKATDDKGKQVEGKAQKAKGEVEDKTGDAKKKLSE; encoded by the coding sequence ATGAGCGAAGATAAAGGTATGAAAGACAAAGCAAAAGGACTTAAAGACAAAGTAGTAGGTGACGCAAAAGACAAGTTCGGTAAAGCAACAGATGATAAAGGCAAACAAGTAGAAGGTAAAGCTCAAAAAGCTAAAGGCGAAGTAGAAGATAAAACGGGCGACGCTAAAAAGAAATTATCCGAATAA
- a CDS encoding Gfo/Idh/MocA family protein, with the protein MKKYQLVIVGYGGMGSYHVTLASAADNLEVHGVFDILAEKREAAAQKGLKIYESYEAVLADEKVDAVLIATPNDSHKELAISALEAGKHVVCEKPVTMTSEDLLAIMDVAKRVNKHFMVHQNRRWDEDFLIIKEMFEQKTIGEMFHLESRVHGANGIPGDWRHLKAHGGGMVLDWGVHLLDQLLFLVDSNVKSVSANLSFALGDEVDDGFVTFITFENGITAQIEVGTTNFIKLPRWYVKGTEGTGIIHDWDLSGEIVKPTALAKTSEPTPIKAGQGLTKTMAPPSEEATNTLSLPAPAKLAPSFYNNFVDVLNNTSEPIVQNEEVYQVLKLIEAIFEAAETNRTVHSI; encoded by the coding sequence ATGAAAAAATATCAATTAGTAATTGTTGGTTACGGCGGAATGGGAAGCTATCATGTAACGCTTGCATCGGCTGCTGATAATTTAGAAGTTCATGGCGTATTCGACATTCTAGCAGAAAAACGCGAAGCCGCCGCTCAAAAAGGCTTAAAAATCTATGAAAGTTATGAAGCTGTTTTAGCAGACGAAAAAGTAGATGCTGTTCTTATTGCAACGCCAAACGATAGCCATAAAGAGCTTGCAATTAGCGCACTTGAAGCAGGGAAACACGTTGTTTGTGAAAAACCAGTGACAATGACAAGTGAAGATTTACTAGCAATTATGGACGTGGCTAAAAGAGTAAATAAACATTTTATGGTTCATCAAAATAGACGTTGGGACGAAGATTTCCTTATTATTAAAGAAATGTTCGAACAAAAAACGATTGGTGAAATGTTCCACCTAGAATCACGTGTCCACGGAGCAAATGGTATTCCAGGAGATTGGCGTCATTTGAAAGCACATGGCGGCGGGATGGTACTTGATTGGGGCGTACATTTACTTGACCAATTGTTATTCCTAGTGGATAGCAATGTGAAGTCCGTATCTGCTAATTTAAGTTTTGCGCTTGGGGATGAAGTCGATGATGGCTTCGTAACGTTCATTACTTTTGAAAATGGTATTACTGCTCAAATCGAAGTAGGCACAACGAACTTCATTAAACTACCTCGCTGGTATGTCAAAGGCACAGAAGGAACCGGAATTATCCACGATTGGGATCTAAGTGGGGAAATCGTCAAACCAACCGCACTTGCTAAAACTTCAGAGCCAACGCCAATTAAAGCAGGGCAAGGACTGACAAAAACAATGGCACCACCAAGCGAAGAAGCAACCAATACATTATCACTTCCGGCACCTGCCAAATTAGCTCCATCTTTCTATAATAACTTTGTCGATGTTTTAAATAATACGAGTGAACCAATCGTTCAAAACGAAGAAGTTTATCAAGTTTTAAAATTGATTGAAGCCATATTTGAAGCGGCTGAGACCAATCGAACCGTTCATTCTATTTAA
- a CDS encoding sugar phosphate isomerase/epimerase family protein: MKLGVFTPLFANLSLDEMLDKVKAAGLDAVEIGTGGNPGNHHCPTDELLASEAARKEYLEKFTSRGLTISAFSCHDNPISPNKEEAAASDEILRKSIKLASLMNVPVVNTFSGTAGDSDDAKAPNWPVIPWPTVYSDIKTWQWETKLIPYWKEIGELAAASGVKIGIELHGGFLCHTPYTILKLREETNDAIGVNLDPSHLWWQGIDPVGAIKILGKAGAIHHFHAKDTYLDQDNINMYGLTDMQPYGDVQTRSWTFRSVGCGHSLTEWSDIMSALRTYGYDYVVSIEHEDPLMSIDEGFDRAVTNLQSILIKDKPLDMWWA, from the coding sequence ATGAAATTAGGCGTATTTACACCATTATTTGCAAATTTATCATTAGATGAAATGTTAGATAAAGTAAAAGCGGCAGGACTTGATGCTGTCGAAATCGGGACTGGTGGGAACCCTGGGAATCATCACTGTCCAACCGATGAACTTTTAGCGAGTGAAGCAGCGCGCAAGGAATATTTAGAAAAATTTACTAGTCGAGGATTAACAATTAGTGCTTTTAGTTGCCACGATAACCCGATTTCTCCCAATAAAGAAGAAGCGGCTGCATCTGATGAAATTTTGCGCAAATCAATCAAACTAGCTTCTTTAATGAACGTTCCGGTTGTTAATACATTTTCTGGAACAGCGGGAGATAGTGACGATGCCAAAGCGCCGAACTGGCCGGTAATTCCTTGGCCGACTGTTTATAGCGATATTAAAACATGGCAATGGGAAACTAAGCTAATTCCTTACTGGAAAGAAATTGGCGAACTTGCAGCGGCTTCTGGTGTTAAAATTGGTATCGAATTGCACGGTGGTTTCTTATGTCATACACCATATACCATTTTAAAACTGCGTGAAGAAACAAATGATGCTATCGGTGTTAATTTAGATCCAAGCCATTTGTGGTGGCAAGGAATTGACCCAGTTGGAGCTATCAAAATCTTAGGGAAAGCTGGAGCAATCCATCATTTCCATGCTAAAGATACGTATTTAGATCAAGATAATATCAATATGTACGGTTTGACGGATATGCAACCATATGGCGACGTTCAAACAAGAAGTTGGACATTCCGTTCGGTTGGTTGTGGTCATAGTTTGACAGAATGGTCGGATATTATGAGCGCGCTTCGAACATATGGTTATGATTATGTAGTCAGTATCGAACACGAAGATCCATTAATGTCGATTGACGAAGGCTTCGATCGTGCTGTTACAAACTTACAATCGATCTTAATTAAAGACAAACCACTGGATATGTGGTGGGCGTAA
- a CDS encoding ThuA domain-containing protein, with translation MTRVTVWNEFLHEKEDDAVLAIYPDGIHGQIASFLEKAGIDTKTATLEEPEHGLTEEVLANTDVLIWWGHMGHDRVEDKIVDRVQKRVLEGMGLIVLHSGHMSKIFMRLMGTSCDLKWREANERERLWVVDPTHPIAKGIGEFIELDEEEMYGEHFDIPAPDELIFLGWFEGGEVFRSGITYKRGNGRIFYFQPGHESYPTYHHPDIQQVIINGVHWCAEGRKTYPKYGNHQPLEKIGRK, from the coding sequence ATGACGCGTGTGACAGTGTGGAACGAATTTTTACACGAAAAAGAAGATGATGCTGTGCTTGCAATTTATCCAGATGGAATTCATGGACAAATTGCTAGTTTCCTAGAAAAAGCAGGAATTGATACGAAAACAGCTACGTTGGAAGAACCGGAACATGGGCTTACAGAAGAAGTTTTAGCGAATACAGATGTTCTAATCTGGTGGGGACATATGGGGCACGACCGCGTAGAAGATAAAATTGTCGATCGTGTGCAAAAACGTGTTTTAGAAGGTATGGGGCTTATCGTACTTCATTCTGGACATATGTCAAAAATCTTTATGCGTTTAATGGGCACGAGTTGTGATTTAAAATGGCGTGAAGCAAATGAAAGGGAGCGTCTTTGGGTAGTTGATCCGACGCATCCAATCGCAAAAGGTATTGGTGAATTTATTGAATTAGATGAAGAAGAAATGTACGGCGAGCATTTTGATATACCAGCACCAGATGAACTCATTTTCTTAGGATGGTTTGAAGGCGGAGAAGTTTTCCGAAGCGGTATCACATACAAAAGAGGCAATGGGCGGATTTTCTACTTCCAACCTGGCCATGAATCTTATCCAACGTATCACCACCCGGATATTCAACAAGTAATTATTAACGGCGTTCACTGGTGTGCAGAAGGTCGAAAAACATATCCAAAATATGGAAATCATCAACCACTTGAAAAAATAGGGAGGAAATAA
- a CDS encoding sugar phosphate isomerase/epimerase family protein has product MKAKIALQLWSVKEACEDDFFGTLEKVAEMGYDGVEFAGYYGKSASEIKAKLAELGLEVAGSHISKEELQANLENVILFERELGNKYIICPYADFDSKEGWLEFSVELSNIGKAIRQSGMAFGYHNHAHELEKLDGEIILDNLLENVPEMVAELDTYWIEYAGVGVIPFIEKYRNRVPLIHIKDKAKTNKESTIIGEGILDVPGYVKTALNAGTEWLIIEQEAFVEDPLTSVAKGYTYLANVLEEK; this is encoded by the coding sequence ATGAAAGCAAAAATAGCTTTGCAGTTATGGAGTGTTAAGGAAGCTTGTGAAGACGATTTCTTTGGAACTTTAGAAAAAGTGGCGGAAATGGGTTATGACGGCGTGGAATTTGCTGGCTATTATGGTAAATCCGCGAGTGAAATCAAAGCGAAATTAGCCGAACTTGGACTAGAAGTAGCGGGATCACATATTAGTAAAGAAGAGCTTCAAGCCAATTTAGAAAACGTCATTCTTTTTGAACGGGAATTAGGTAATAAATACATTATTTGTCCATATGCCGATTTCGACTCAAAAGAAGGATGGCTTGAATTCAGCGTAGAGCTAAGTAACATCGGAAAAGCAATCCGACAATCCGGAATGGCGTTTGGCTATCATAATCACGCTCACGAATTAGAAAAATTAGATGGCGAAATCATTTTGGACAATTTACTTGAGAATGTTCCTGAAATGGTTGCAGAATTAGATACTTACTGGATAGAGTACGCTGGTGTAGGAGTCATTCCTTTTATCGAAAAATATCGTAATCGAGTACCGCTAATCCATATTAAAGATAAAGCGAAAACGAATAAAGAAAGCACCATTATCGGCGAAGGAATTCTCGATGTTCCAGGATACGTGAAAACAGCGCTTAATGCAGGAACAGAATGGTTAATTATTGAGCAAGAAGCATTTGTTGAAGATCCGTTAACAAGTGTTGCAAAAGGTTATACGTATTTAGCGAATGTATTGGAGGAGAAATAA
- a CDS encoding Gfo/Idh/MocA family protein, with protein sequence MTLKVGIIGCGGIANGKHMPSLLKAEKAEMVAFCDIVLEKAEAAAKEFGSENASVYTNYVELLQDKSIDVIHVCTPNISHAEISIAAMEAGKHVMCEKPMAKTTAEAKSMIEAANRTGKKLTIGYQNRFRKDSDYLHQVCENGELGDIYYAKAKAIRRRAVPTWGVFLDEEAQGGGPLIDIGTHALDLTLWMMDNYKPKYVVGNSYHKLAKKENAANAWGSWDPSKFTVEDSAFGFITMENGATIVLEASWALNTLDVGEARTSLSGTEGGADMEDGLRINGEAHSQMYEKKIQLEAGGVDFYDGTGDDPALIEAEQWLEAILNDTDPVVKPEQALVVTQILEAIYESSKTGQPVYFN encoded by the coding sequence ATGACATTAAAAGTTGGAATTATTGGTTGTGGAGGCATTGCAAACGGGAAGCATATGCCAAGTTTATTAAAAGCTGAGAAAGCAGAAATGGTTGCTTTTTGTGATATTGTTCTAGAAAAAGCGGAAGCGGCAGCAAAAGAATTTGGCAGCGAAAATGCAAGCGTATACACAAACTATGTAGAATTACTCCAAGATAAATCCATTGATGTCATCCATGTTTGTACACCAAATATTTCTCATGCAGAAATTTCTATTGCGGCTATGGAAGCTGGAAAACATGTTATGTGCGAGAAACCAATGGCAAAAACAACAGCAGAAGCGAAAAGCATGATTGAAGCTGCTAATCGTACAGGGAAAAAACTAACAATTGGTTACCAAAATAGATTCCGTAAAGACTCTGATTACTTGCATCAAGTTTGCGAAAATGGTGAATTAGGCGATATTTATTATGCAAAAGCTAAAGCGATTCGTCGCCGGGCAGTACCAACTTGGGGCGTATTCTTGGACGAAGAAGCTCAAGGTGGCGGACCACTTATTGATATTGGAACACACGCACTTGATTTAACACTTTGGATGATGGACAACTATAAACCAAAATATGTCGTAGGAAATAGCTACCATAAACTTGCGAAAAAAGAAAATGCAGCGAATGCGTGGGGTTCATGGGATCCAAGTAAATTTACAGTAGAAGATTCTGCATTTGGTTTTATCACTATGGAAAATGGCGCAACGATTGTTTTAGAAGCAAGCTGGGCGCTAAACACATTAGATGTTGGTGAAGCGAGAACATCACTTTCGGGAACAGAAGGTGGCGCTGATATGGAAGATGGATTACGAATTAACGGTGAGGCACACAGCCAAATGTATGAAAAGAAAATCCAATTAGAAGCAGGCGGCGTTGATTTTTACGATGGAACAGGTGATGATCCAGCCTTAATCGAAGCAGAACAATGGTTAGAGGCAATTTTAAATGATACTGATCCAGTTGTAAAACCTGAGCAAGCTCTTGTCGTAACACAAATTTTAGAAGCTATCTATGAATCCTCAAAAACAGGACAACCAGTTTATTTTAATTAA
- a CDS encoding AraC family transcriptional regulator encodes MSEYLEIPELNKAFPFRSFVNEGEVLVYPHWHKEIEIIYALKGSLNLGVNDMPIQLNEGEIQIINGGDVHYFLASPNSERIVIQFDLSLFQEEMQMDGQNGTLREMLTEMAHLSREWPEETTAKVQSLIRNIHLESSNDSPGKHYILKADLLAIIGLIYREIPQKKTQPDSVISEKAVLKSKETLQKLDQIFSYVEKHYQEPVSLQEVADYTGFSTYYFTKFFKRNTGMTFVTFLNDYRLNKAKWMLLNEAFPVTEVAELAGFSSVKTFHHAFKRAMGVAPLKYRKTIYGNN; translated from the coding sequence ATGAGTGAATACTTGGAAATTCCAGAATTAAATAAAGCATTTCCGTTTCGATCTTTTGTTAATGAAGGAGAAGTTCTTGTTTATCCTCATTGGCATAAAGAAATTGAGATTATTTATGCACTAAAAGGCAGTCTAAACCTTGGAGTAAATGATATGCCCATCCAACTTAATGAGGGTGAAATACAAATCATTAACGGCGGAGATGTACATTATTTTTTAGCTTCACCAAATAGTGAGCGTATTGTTATTCAATTTGATTTAAGCCTATTTCAAGAAGAAATGCAAATGGACGGACAAAATGGCACCCTTCGAGAAATGCTCACGGAGATGGCTCATTTAAGCCGAGAATGGCCAGAAGAAACGACGGCGAAGGTACAATCACTTATTAGAAATATCCATTTAGAATCGAGTAATGATTCCCCGGGCAAACATTATATTCTTAAAGCCGATCTGCTAGCGATTATTGGTTTAATTTACCGCGAAATACCACAGAAAAAAACGCAACCTGATAGCGTCATTTCCGAAAAAGCTGTACTTAAATCAAAAGAAACACTCCAAAAGCTAGATCAGATTTTTTCATATGTAGAAAAACATTATCAAGAACCAGTTAGCTTACAAGAAGTTGCGGATTATACTGGATTTAGTACGTATTATTTCACGAAATTTTTCAAGCGAAATACTGGTATGACGTTTGTGACTTTTTTAAATGATTACCGTTTAAATAAAGCGAAATGGATGTTGTTAAATGAAGCGTTCCCTGTAACCGAAGTAGCTGAACTTGCTGGATTTAGTAGCGTTAAAACATTCCACCATGCTTTCAAAAGAGCGATGGGGGTAGCGCCTCTTAAATACAGGAAGACAATATACGGGAATAATTAA
- a CDS encoding Crp/Fnr family transcriptional regulator yields the protein MNTLEKRQHEILTNPLHFCKKSGDFAKHSMSIKLSKNELFDVDFVTGIYFVEKGIVMKGTQIDDYIGYDQLLKHGDVCNFSSFMSSDLKRNISAKLLSPSSSVITAVDRDFFIFMVEKHVSIEEFMLFQSKKEIMILQRRCLLNTLKVKDRVKHVIAAIGYEYGISNGDNIQIPQELSTTFLSKFMGITREYLSLTLSELKKEGYLLNTKIPVIINVEKLFNEIPYESLIL from the coding sequence ATGAACACATTAGAAAAAAGACAACATGAAATCTTGACCAATCCGCTTCATTTTTGTAAGAAGTCTGGGGATTTTGCTAAACATAGTATGAGTATTAAGCTTTCTAAAAACGAGCTGTTTGATGTTGATTTTGTAACAGGGATCTATTTTGTTGAAAAAGGGATTGTTATGAAAGGAACGCAAATAGATGATTATATAGGATACGATCAATTACTGAAACATGGTGATGTATGCAATTTTTCATCTTTTATGTCCTCAGATTTAAAACGTAATATTAGCGCAAAATTATTATCGCCTAGTTCTAGTGTGATTACTGCAGTTGATAGAGATTTTTTTATTTTTATGGTGGAAAAACATGTGAGCATTGAAGAATTTATGCTTTTTCAATCTAAAAAAGAAATTATGATTCTGCAACGTCGCTGTTTACTTAACACACTCAAAGTAAAAGATCGCGTCAAGCACGTGATTGCTGCGATTGGCTATGAATATGGCATTTCAAACGGTGACAATATTCAAATACCACAAGAATTATCAACTACATTTTTATCTAAATTTATGGGAATCACAAGAGAATATCTTAGTCTAACTCTTAGCGAACTCAAAAAAGAAGGATATTTATTAAATACTAAAATTCCTGTAATTATCAATGTAGAAAAACTATTCAATGAAATTCCATATGAATCTTTAATTTTATAA
- a CDS encoding Crp/Fnr family transcriptional regulator yields MHSDEEIFKDTTTKALLQLLKKDIDFHEYCYQEIFPRGKEIKMNDNKNFKIYLVESGYFAYCLKNEYGDFGIISFVGGEIAINLIPLIKEEPEDAFLRCLTQVRCWVLDPDFVGRVLDENNQKAKFLLSNLLYTRKVYFKASKRTFMKKELRIRACLKEIGLYMGRVTKEKDFILPDEINNSILAQYANTTREYTNIIVLKLRKEGILDDSHKPWVIKKIDEL; encoded by the coding sequence ATGCATTCAGATGAAGAAATTTTCAAAGATACAACAACTAAAGCCCTACTCCAATTACTAAAAAAAGATATAGACTTTCATGAATATTGCTACCAAGAAATTTTCCCAAGAGGCAAAGAAATCAAAATGAACGACAACAAAAACTTCAAGATTTACTTAGTTGAAAGTGGATATTTTGCCTATTGTCTCAAAAATGAATATGGCGACTTTGGCATTATTAGTTTTGTTGGTGGTGAGATTGCCATCAATTTAATTCCGCTAATCAAAGAAGAACCGGAAGACGCTTTTTTACGGTGTTTAACGCAAGTTCGTTGCTGGGTGCTTGATCCTGATTTTGTAGGACGAGTGTTAGACGAAAATAATCAAAAAGCTAAATTTTTATTATCGAATTTACTTTATACAAGAAAAGTTTATTTTAAAGCGAGCAAACGTACTTTTATGAAAAAGGAACTTCGCATTAGAGCTTGTCTGAAAGAAATTGGTTTGTATATGGGACGAGTAACAAAAGAGAAAGATTTTATTTTGCCAGATGAAATTAATAATTCTATTTTGGCTCAATACGCAAATACGACAAGAGAGTACACGAATATTATCGTACTCAAACTAAGAAAAGAAGGAATTTTAGACGATAGCCATAAACCGTGGGTAATAAAAAAAATCGATGAACTATAA
- a CDS encoding MBL fold metallo-hydrolase has product MTKIKRIMTGIIQENCYIIYQDNLALIVDPGDEANKIEAEIASLGVKPIAVLLTHCHYDHISALEEIRSTYQIPVYVSPLEQEWLSNPDLNLSAHIAGKAIVAQPAEYEFTLGDYNIEGFRFKVVPTPGHSIGSVSFIFDDFAVVGDALFKGSIGRTDLYTGDFDTLINSIKTELFVLPDDLPAYSGHGDATTIGHEKKTNPYFN; this is encoded by the coding sequence ATGACAAAAATCAAACGAATTATGACAGGAATAATCCAAGAAAATTGTTATATCATTTATCAAGATAATTTAGCTTTAATTGTTGATCCGGGCGATGAAGCTAATAAAATTGAAGCGGAAATTGCTAGTTTGGGAGTGAAACCAATTGCTGTTTTACTGACGCATTGTCATTATGATCATATTAGCGCTTTAGAAGAAATTCGCTCGACTTATCAAATTCCGGTATATGTTAGCCCATTAGAACAAGAATGGCTTTCAAATCCAGATTTAAACCTATCTGCGCATATCGCGGGAAAAGCAATTGTTGCACAACCTGCTGAATACGAATTTACATTAGGTGACTATAATATAGAAGGTTTTCGTTTTAAAGTGGTGCCAACACCAGGACACTCTATCGGTAGCGTAAGTTTTATTTTCGATGATTTTGCAGTGGTTGGTGACGCGCTCTTCAAAGGAAGCATTGGCCGAACTGACTTATATACAGGTGACTTTGACACGTTAATCAATAGTATTAAAACAGAGTTATTTGTACTGCCAGATGATTTGCCAGCATATTCAGGACACGGAGATGCAACTACAATCGGTCATGAAAAGAAAACAAACCCATATTTCAACTAA
- a CDS encoding VOC family protein yields the protein MTAKMLHTCIRVKNLTESIAFYEKALGLKEVRRKDFPDFEFTLVYMAFEEGGFELELTYNYDQKEAYDLGNGYGHLAVGVPDVRALLEEHKEAGYTVTDLKGLPGEDPFYYFLTDPDGYKTEIIQDGAL from the coding sequence ATGACTGCAAAAATGTTACATACGTGTATCCGCGTAAAAAATCTAACTGAATCCATTGCTTTTTATGAAAAAGCATTAGGGTTAAAAGAAGTTCGTCGTAAAGATTTCCCTGATTTCGAATTTACTTTAGTTTATATGGCGTTTGAAGAAGGCGGTTTTGAACTAGAATTAACTTACAACTATGATCAAAAAGAAGCTTACGATTTAGGAAACGGCTATGGTCATTTAGCTGTTGGTGTTCCTGATGTACGTGCTTTACTTGAGGAACATAAAGAAGCTGGCTACACTGTCACAGACTTAAAAGGACTTCCAGGTGAAGATCCATTCTATTACTTCTTAACAGATCCAGATGGTTATAAAACAGAAATCATTCAAGATGGCGCTTTATAA
- a CDS encoding DUF561 domain-containing protein: MSLTEMLQIKYPILQGAMAQIATYELASAVSNAGGLGIIASGGMSADTLREQIRLCKEKTTKPFAVNIMLMMPNCPELVDVIIEEDVRVVTTGAGTPKPFMEKFKAAGIKVIAVIPSVKIAQKMEEIGVDAVVAEGTEAGGHVGETTTMALVRQVVSAVNIPVIAAGGIADGHGMAAVYALGASGVQIGTLFLVAEECPVPASFKQAVLDATDTSTTVTGRRNGAPVRSIKNPMIKKYVELENENASRDKLEELTLGSLRKAVHEGDVENGSVMAGQICGMLTEIRSTSDIIENLMKESKQVASNLVIQ, translated from the coding sequence ATGAGTTTAACTGAAATGCTACAAATCAAATATCCAATTTTACAAGGGGCAATGGCACAAATTGCCACATATGAATTAGCTTCCGCGGTATCAAATGCAGGTGGGCTAGGAATTATCGCATCAGGTGGAATGTCAGCAGACACGTTACGAGAACAAATTCGCCTTTGTAAAGAAAAAACAACGAAACCGTTCGCTGTAAATATCATGCTGATGATGCCAAATTGTCCAGAACTTGTCGATGTCATTATTGAAGAAGATGTGCGCGTTGTTACAACTGGGGCAGGAACACCTAAACCATTTATGGAAAAATTTAAAGCAGCTGGAATTAAAGTTATCGCCGTTATCCCGTCTGTAAAAATTGCACAAAAAATGGAAGAAATCGGTGTCGATGCAGTTGTTGCAGAAGGTACAGAAGCAGGAGGGCATGTTGGTGAAACAACAACGATGGCGCTAGTTCGTCAAGTCGTTTCAGCAGTAAATATCCCCGTCATTGCAGCAGGTGGTATTGCAGATGGCCACGGAATGGCAGCAGTTTATGCATTAGGTGCAAGCGGTGTCCAAATCGGTACACTTTTCCTTGTTGCTGAGGAATGTCCTGTTCCTGCTAGCTTTAAGCAAGCGGTACTTGACGCCACTGATACGAGCACAACTGTAACAGGCCGCCGAAATGGTGCGCCAGTTAGAAGTATTAAAAACCCAATGATTAAGAAATATGTAGAACTAGAAAACGAAAATGCTTCTAGAGATAAGTTAGAAGAATTAACACTTGGCTCTCTTAGAAAAGCAGTCCATGAAGGTGACGTTGAAAATGGTTCCGTTATGGCTGGGCAAATTTGTGGAATGTTAACTGAAATTCGTTCCACAAGTGATATTATCGAAAACCTGATGAAAGAGTCAAAACAAGTCGCAAGTAACCTAGTCATTCAATAA
- a CDS encoding OFA family MFS transporter encodes MTKEINRWGVLIGSVGVLLCTGAVYAFSVFAGPLSAAHGWTIPQVMMAFTINAAIGPIPTILGGILTDKGKAKWAILIGGILFGLGFALTGFATSTTMLYLSYGVLAGLGQGFAYSGCLSNTIRLFPDKRGLASGLITAGMGGATIIAAPIANHLIETYNVMTAFKIMGAVYIAVVIGCSFLIRVAPAGYAPKGWTPPAGNAAGMVNVPWTGMVRTVTFYLILLMLGIGAFSGLMIASNASLIGQNMFGLTAASAAAYVSIYSLSNCLGRVVWGAVSDRLGRSNTLMIIYTVIALSLLALATLQSVVGFVIGIIGLGLCFGGTMGVFPSIVMENYGPKNQGVNYGIVFIGYSTAAFFAPKMAAQIAGQNGGDFTQAFYIAIALAAVGLCINIVYKLREKKQPTKELA; translated from the coding sequence ATGACAAAAGAAATAAACCGTTGGGGAGTCTTGATTGGCTCTGTTGGTGTTCTGCTTTGTACCGGTGCGGTATATGCGTTTAGTGTTTTTGCTGGACCGCTTAGTGCTGCTCATGGTTGGACAATTCCACAAGTTATGATGGCATTTACAATTAATGCGGCGATTGGACCGATTCCAACTATTTTAGGTGGGATTTTAACGGATAAAGGGAAAGCAAAATGGGCCATTTTAATTGGGGGAATCCTCTTTGGGCTTGGTTTTGCACTGACAGGTTTTGCTACTTCAACGACGATGCTTTACTTGTCTTATGGTGTTCTTGCTGGGCTTGGACAAGGTTTTGCGTATTCAGGTTGTCTTAGTAACACGATTCGTCTTTTCCCAGATAAACGTGGTCTTGCTTCTGGACTTATTACTGCAGGAATGGGTGGAGCGACAATTATTGCTGCACCGATTGCGAACCACTTAATTGAAACATATAACGTAATGACAGCATTTAAAATTATGGGAGCTGTTTATATCGCAGTTGTCATTGGATGTAGTTTCCTTATTCGCGTCGCACCAGCTGGTTATGCACCAAAAGGCTGGACACCACCTGCTGGAAATGCAGCTGGTATGGTAAATGTACCTTGGACGGGAATGGTTCGAACAGTTACTTTTTATCTGATTCTTTTAATGCTAGGTATTGGCGCATTCTCAGGTCTGATGATTGCTTCTAATGCATCCTTAATTGGTCAAAATATGTTTGGCTTAACGGCTGCATCGGCGGCTGCTTACGTTAGTATTTATTCACTAAGCAACTGTTTAGGTCGAGTAGTTTGGGGCGCTGTATCTGACCGTCTAGGTAGATCTAATACATTAATGATTATCTATACAGTTATTGCTTTATCTTTACTAGCACTTGCAACGCTTCAATCGGTTGTTGGGTTTGTTATCGGAATCATTGGACTTGGACTTTGCTTTGGCGGGACAATGGGTGTTTTCCCATCTATCGTTATGGAAAATTACGGTCCGAAAAATCAAGGCGTCAACTACGGAATCGTCTTCATTGGTTATTCCACAGCAGCTTTCTTTGCACCAAAAATGGCAGCGCAAATTGCCGGTCAAAACGGTGGCGACTTCACACAAGCTTTCTATATAGCTATCGCGCTTGCTGCTGTAGGACTTTGTATTAATATTGTTTATAAATTACGTGAGAAAAAACAACCAACGAAAGAATTAGCGTAA